CGCTTCCAGCCCATCGTCGATGTGCGTCCTGATCTGATCGATGCCTTTGTCTTCGAGGCCTGGATCGACATCCAGGACTTCCGTCCCAGGATTGAGGCCTTCTATGCCGAACGTTTCGGGGTTGAACAAGGACAAGCTGCTGCGGCTTTCCGGGACTCTTGACGAGGCCTTGGGGGAGCTGGCCGAAATAGCCAGGATCGAGAAGAAGGCCGTGCTGGCATCCCGGGACCGGTTTGCCCTGGAGGATCTCTGGTACCGCGTGGCCATGGCCACCATCGACCTCTGCTTCCATCTGGTGGCCAAAGGCTACGGCAAGGTTCCTGGCAGCTACCGGCCGGTGCCGCCTATCAGGGCAGCAGGTGGGCCCAGCATTTCGCCTTCTTCCGCTTCGATCTGGGCGACTCCCGGATCCTGCCCACGGTCTATGCCTACAACAAAGACGCCGGCTGCTGGGATCCGCAGCCGGGCCCTTCCAAGGATCTGGTGACCCGGCTGCCGGAAAGGCCCAGGCGCACAACCGTCACCCATGTGCCAGCCACCGGTTTTGATGAGGTCATCAAGAAGAACATCCGTGAGGCCCTGGCAGAGCAGGAGCAGACTACCCTGGCGAATCTCCTGTGTCGGGAAGCCGAGCGGGACGGGGCTTCCCTGGGCACCGGCGATCTGGCCGACCTGCTCTGTGCGCCCGGGCAGGCCCTGGACCGGGCGATTGCCTGGCTCACCCTGACGGCCCGGGAACGGTTGAAGGGGCTACAGAGTCGGGAGCCCGGCGCAGTCCCGGCCTGGCGGCAGCAGCTGCGGGAGGTGCTGGGCTGGCTCGTGTTGCGGGCGGTGGCTCCCGACTGGCTTGCCACCCATCAGGCGGCCTTGCAGCGGGCTGGCGGTGTGCGGGTGGAGGTGTTTCTCCGGAAGCCCAGCTGTATCGAGGTGATGGTGGCGCGGCTGGAAACCAGGGCCGCTTGCTTCCGGACCGTTGCCGACGACGGCAGTCGGTTGGGGGAGTGTGCCATCTCCCTGGGCGGCGAGGCAGATCCCGAGCCCGGGGCCACCCTCCAGGAGGCCTACAAGGCCATCTGGCGGGTGGTGGTCCGTCGGGCCGTGCCCGAGCCAGCTGGCCCGGGCCGCGGCCCAGCAGATGGGGCGCCTGTTCGTGGCCGAGGTGGTGCATGCCCGCAGCGAGAGCCAGGACCTGCAATGGCATTTCGACGCCATCGGCCGGCTGGGGGATGCCCAGGCCCTGGGGGCGGCATGCCGCCCCGGGCTGGAGGTGGACGTGAAGGCGATGCTGGCCCCGGCACAGTATCTCGCTCCAGGCGCGCTGTGGTGGGTGTTCGACTGGCAGGGTGCCCTGGGCCAGGCCGCAAACTGCAAGTGCAAGCACCGGCAGCCGGTACCGCCTCTTGGCTGGGAGCCGGGCAAGGGCAGCGTGCTTCTCATCGACGAGATCGACAAGGCCGAGGCGGATCTGCCCAACGGCCTCCTGGAGACCCTGGGCAACGGCGGCTTTGCCGTTCCCTACCTGGACGAGCCGGTGGCAATCCCGGAAGGGGTGCCGTCGCCCCTGGTGGTCATCACCACCAACGAGGAGCGGGAGCTGCCGGCTGCCTTTGTTCGCCGCTGCCTGGTGCTGCACCTGCGGCTGCCGGACGGCGATCCCGCCCGCCGCGATCAGCCGGAAGCGGTGCGCCGGCAGGACCTGGTGGACTGGCTGCTGGCTCGGGGAAAGGACCATTTCGGCCAGCGGATTGACTGCGAGGTGCTGGAGCAGGCCGCCCAGCAGCTCTGGACCGACCGCCAACAGGCCCGGAATCTCGGGCTCTCTCCGCCCGGCCAGGCGGAGTACCTGGACCTGCTGCGGGCCCTGGACAGGCTGGCCCACGCTGATGCCGCCGGTCAGAAGGACCTTCTTGTCCGCATCCAGGGCTTCGCCCTGCGCAAGTTCGCCGGCCTGTGCTGAGCCAGCCCCCGCTGCCGGACCATCCCTTGCCCACGGCCGAACGGCTGCGGCGCGCCGCCGTCTCCCGGGCAGAGCTGCTCTACTTCGCCGACGCCAGCGGTCCGGAGGCCTTGCGCCGGGCCGCGGAAATCTTCGGCTTCCGGGCGCCGGTGGAGGAAGAGGAGGAGACGGCCCCGCCAGCTGCTGACCGCTCGCCGAGGGTATCTCCGACTCCAGCCCCCGCGCCGGTCCAGGCTCCGGAAACAGCGATTCCCGTTGCGGCTGCGCCGTACCTGCGGCTCTGGCGCCGCCAGCGGGTCCCGGACCAGGAGCGGCGCACCGAGGCGCCGGCCCGGCTTGCCGCCACGCCGCCCCTCAGCCCCGGGTCCGGCCCGCGGGACCTGCCGCCGGACCCGCCCCCCCTCACCCCCTGGCGGCGGCTCTGGCCCTTCCTGCGGCTGGCCCTGGGCAGCTGCGGTCCGGGCCGCGCCCTGGATATCCCCCGGCTGGTGGCCGATCTCAGCCAGGGCCGCACCTGCCGCCAGCTGCCCCGGAAGGTCCGCCGCTCCTGGGCGCCTTTGGCCCAGGTCATCGTGGACCAGGATCTCGGCCTCTTCCCTTTCTGGCAGGATTGCGAAGCTGGTGGCCGGCCTGCGGGGCCTCAGGGGCAGCTCCGGTCTGTCGGTGGTGGGCTTTCCCGAGGGGCCGGACCGGGAGGCCATTCCCTGGGCGCGGGACCGGGAACGGGCGCGGCGGCGCCGGCCGGAGCCGTACCGCCTGCCCGATCCCGGCACCCCGATCCTCATCCTCGGCGACTGCGGCTGCCTGGCCAAGAGGCCCGGCCCCTGGCTGGCCTTTGGCCGCCGGCTCAAGGCGGCCGGCTTCCGGCCGGTAGCCCTGATGCCCTGTCCGGCCCGTTACTGGGACCAGGAGCTGGGCCAGCTCTTCCTGCCGGTGCTGTGGGACCGCCAGGCGCGGCTGCCCCGCTGGCTGGACGCCGGCCAGCCGCGGCCCGAGGCTGCCGCCCCGGATCCGGGCCTGGAGCAGCTCCTGCGCCTGGTGGCCTGGGCGGTGCGGGTGGAGCCCGGCCTCTTGCGGGCGCTCCGCTTCCGCCTCGGCGCCAGCAGGGCCGACGTGGGCACCGAGGCCGCGGTGTGGCGGCATCCGGATGTCCGGGATGACGGCCCGACCTGCACCATCCGGCCGGAGCGCCTGGCGGCCATCCGCCAGCAGGCGGTCAAGGAGCTGCAAGAAGGAGGGCCGGAGGTTCAGGCCCTTTACGCTGACGCGCACCGCTTGCTCACTGCCTTCCACCAGGGGGCGCATCCCACCATCCAGGCCCTGGAGGAGATCGTGCGCGCCCAGGCCCTGGCCGTGCCCCCCGCCCCCGAGGCCCTGCACCGCCTGTGGCAGGTGGCAGCCACCCTGGACCGGCCCGGGGGGTATCCCTATCTGGCTCGGCTGCAAGCCTGGGTGCTGCGCATGCAGGAGCGTCTGGAGCCGGCCTTCTGGGGCAGTGACACCGCCGAGCCGGTGGCTATCGCCCTCGCCACGGTGAAGACGGCCTTGGCAAGGCGCCAGATCGAGATTGCCCTTCCGCCTGGCTTTGACATCAAGCGAGTGCTCTGGGCCCTCGGTGCCACAGGGCTCCAGTCCTACGAGCTGCGCCAGGAGGTGACCCCCCAGGGCGAGCGGCGGCTGGTGCTCACCCCCCCGGGACCGCCGGCAACCGATGGCCCGTCGGGTCGTGGGAACATCCTGGTGGCGCCCCTGTCCCTGGCTGCCTCCAGCCTGGAGTGGCAGCATCAGGATGACGCCGGCCCGGCCGGCCCCGTCCAGGTGCTCGATATCCGGCAGGAGCAGGCCATCCCGGTGCCGCCAGCCGGCCGCCTCCGGATCGACAGCGACTACGAGCACCTGGAGATCGATCTCCTGGACAAGCCCGCCTGGGCGCTCCGCATCGAGCAGGGCCGCAGCCCAACCGGCGAGGACCGGCTGATCCTCACCCCCCGGGACCGCCCCGACCGTCCCCTGTGGTGGCTGCCACCGGCGGACTATCCTGTCCTGGACCGAGCCAACCGGGTAGTGGGTCAGCTGCCGATCACCGAAGGCCGCTGGGTCAGTTCTGAGACGTACCAGGAGCTGCGGGGCGTTGGCCTGCGCCAACCCGACTGGGCCCAGGCCATCGGCCAGGACCAGTACGGCCTCTTTGCCGATTGGGTGTACCAAGGCGTCACCCAACGCTTCCGCTGGATCCCGCCCGGGCAGTTCCGGATGGGCTCACCGGAGGATGAGCCGGAGCGCTGGCAGGACGAAGGCCCCCGGCACGAGGTCTTGCTCACAGAGGGCCTCTGGCTGGCGGACACCGCCTGCACCCAGGCCATGTGGCAGACGGTGATGGGGAAGAACCCGAGTCGTTTCCAGGGCGCCGACCGGCCGGTGGAAAAGGTGAGCTGGAATGACGTGCAGCGGTTCCTGGAGCGGATCAACAGGGAGTGGCCGGGGTTGGAGCTGCGGCTACCCTCCGAGGCGGAGTGGGAGTATGCCTGCCGGGCCGGGACCGAGACGCCCTTTCCCTTCGGGACCACCATCACCCCGGAGCAGGTGAACTACGACGGCAACCGCCCGTATGCAGGGGGCGAGAAGGGGCTGTACCGGCAGGAGACCGTGGCGGTGCAGGCCCTGCCCGCCAACGCCTGGGGGCTCTACCAGATGCACGGCAATGTCTGGGAATGGTGTGCCGACTGGTACGGAGCCTATCCGGCCGGGCCGGTGATCGACCCCGCGGGGCCGGAACGAGGCACCGAGCGGGTGCTCCGTGGCGGCTGCTGGATCTTCTACGCCAGGAGGTGCCGTTCGGCCCTCCGGTACTGGTTCGGGCCCGGCAGCCGCTTCGTCATTACCGGCTTCCGCCTTGCCCGAGGTCAAACAGGGAAGCAGGCAGGGCGGTAGCCGGGGGCGCAGGGCCGCCGGACAGCCGCCGTCGCGGAGCAGGCGGCGGTCAGGCGGGCCGGCGACCCCGGCGGAGCGGCTGGGCACGGAGGGCTTCGCGCGGGGCGCACCCGAATGGGTGCAACGCCGGAAGCTGGCCATGGTGGCCTCCCATAAGTCCCATAGGTCCTGTAAGTCCCATGGGTCCAAGAGAGCCATGGGAGCTATGGGAATCATGGGATTTGTGGATTGCCATGCGCGGGGCGCACCCGAAGGGGTACCATGCCGGAAGTCCGCCCTGAAGGCCGTTGTTTCTTGAGAGCCTCGCGCAGCGAGAGCAGATACGGTAGCCGGGGGATTCATCCCCCGGCAGGAGGCGCCGGCGACAACCTCGACCGCCGCACCCCCCCGGTGCCGGACACACCCCCTTGCGGCCGGACACCCTGGCGGGCATCCGCCGCACAGGCCGAAACCGCGGCGGCTGCCGGGGGGCGTGGCCGGTGCTTCCCGGCCGGCCTTGAAAGGCCGGCCAACCACGCTGGGGGGAAGAAGGGGCGTTACCGGCAGCAAACCGTGCCAGTGCAGGCCCTGCCCGCCAACGCCTGGGGCCTCTACCAGATGCACGGCAATGTCTGGGAATGGTGTGCCGACTGGTACGGAGCCTATCCGGCCGGGCCGGTGACCGACCCTAATGGGCCGGTGGGGCTCATCCCCACCCGCGGCCGCTGCGGTGGCCCGGGACAGTGGCTGGCAGCTGTGCCCTCCCCGCGGCCGGCGCAGCACAAGCCCTGGCAGGCCATCAGGACCCCCGGCAGGCGGTCCTCCAACCAGAGGTTGGCCAGGTCGATGTCGATCTCGGAGAACGGCTCGGCGCGCACCTTGTCGTCTTCGGCAAAGTCGCCAAGGGACAGCCAGCGCCCGGCTTCGAGCTTGAAGACTTGCAGCAGCCGGTCCCGCGGATCGATCAGCCACAGATACGGAATGCCGTGCCTGGCGTAGCTTCGGGCCTTGGTTATGCGATCATGGCGAATACTGCCCGGAGAGAGAATTTCGCATATCCAGTCGGGGAACGGCAATCCAGTTCTGTCCTTTCTCCAGCCGGAGATGTCGGGAGCAAACAGATCGTCCTCAAGTCTCACTTCCACTTCCCCGAGGATGATCCAGCCGCCTGGCCCGCCTTGACCGAACCGGTACGGCGGCACCAGGGCGCCACCGAGATTTGAAGCAGCACCGCAGTCGCTCCCCTGCGGCGCATCTTCCGCTGGCGGCGGGGTCACCAGGATGCGAGCCTGGCAGGGACAATTAACCCAATTCTCACATTCCCCCTCCATAATGGTGGTGTGCTTCTGTGCCAGGGCCAAGCCAGGCCCGCCGGCAAGGCTCTTCTGTTGTCGAGGCGAGGAGCCGCCGCCGGGCCCGGTTCCGGCAGCCCGGACCGGGTGGCGATGCCCGCCGCCGGGCGGACCAGCGCCGCCTTTGTCCAGGGGAGACCTCGATGGACCACCTCGATCTCGCGCCATACATCGCCGCCGTGCGGCCCATCTCCGCTGCCATGGACATGCACGAGGTCTTCGCCCGCTTCCGCAGCGACAAGACCTCGTCCTTCTTCCCGGTGGTGGACCTCACCGGCCGGCCCCTGGGCATCGTCCGGGAGCTGGAGCTCAAGGACTACGCCTACGGCATGTTCGGCCGGGAGCTGATCAAGCGGGAAAGCGTCACCGCCTTTGTGCGGGGCTGTCTGACCGTCGAGTACCAGACCCCCATCGATGAGATCCTGATCCGGCTGGGTAGCCAGCCTCTGAGCGACGGCATCCTCATCACCAGGAATGGCATCTACGCCGGGGTCGTGTCCAACCTCTCGCTTCTCGCCCTCTATGAGCAGGTGCGCATCCGGATGCAGAGCCAGCTCTCCCAGGTCCAGAAGATGGAGGCCATCGGCACCCTGGCCGGCGGCATTGCGCACGATTTCAACAACATCCTTCTGCCGATCATGGGCTATGCCGAGCTGATCAAGAAGCTGTTGGGGGTGGAGCAGCCGGCGATTGTGGGCTACGTCGATCAGATCCTCACCGCCTCGAAGCGGGCCAAGGAGCTGGTGCGGCAGATCCTGACCTTCAGCCGCCAGCGGAGCAGCGAGCGGGTGCCGATCAGCCTCGCTCCCGTGGTCCGGGAGGTGATGCAGCTCTTGCGCTCGTCGCTGCCGGCCACCATCACCATCGCCACCGAGGTCCTGATCGAGGAGGCCACGGTGGTCATCGATCCGGCCGAGGTGCACCAGATCCTCATGAATCTGTGCACCAACGCCGCCCACGCCATGCGGGGGGGGGGCGGCCGGTTGACGGTCTCCCTCCGGGAGGCCAGCGGCCCGATGGTCGATCACGATGGCGGTGCGCTGCTGCAGGAGCGGCCCTGCGTCCGGGTTTCGGTGCAGGACACCGGCCACGGCATCGAGCCGGCGCATCTGGCCCGGATCTTCGAGCCGTTCTTCACCACCAAGGGGCCTGGCGAGGGCACGGGCATGGGGCTGTCCGTGGTGCATGGCATTGTCACGGGTTGCGGCGGCGGCGTCAGAGTCGAATCCGCACCAGGCCAAGGCAGCACCTTTCACATCTACCTGCCGCTGTCGCGGCGCATGACCGACCATCCCGCGCTCGTCACCAGCGGCCGGCCGACCCATGGCGGCGGCATCCGGGTTCTCCTGGTGGACGATGAGCACATGATCACCGAGCTGGCCTCCGCCTACCTGGCGGAGGTTGGCTTCCGGGTCACCGTCAAGAGCAGCAGCCTGGAGGCCCTGGTGCACCTCCGGGCGAGGCCTGGGGACTTCGATGTGCTGGTGACCGACCAGACCATGCCGGAGCTGACCGGGATCAAGCTGGCCCAGCGGGCCCTGGAGGTCCGTCCCGACCTGCCGATCATCCTGGTGACCGGCTACAGCGACATGGTGTCCGAGGATGTGGCCAGGGCCTGCGGGGTCCGGGAGTATATGCTGAAGCCGTACACCTTTGGTCTCCTGGCCTCCAAGGTGGTTGCCCTGGCCGGGTCCGACGGGGCGAAGGGAGGGGCAGCCGTAGCCGGCGCCCGGTGCTGATCGCCTGGCCGGGCGGGCGGCGGTGCCTGGCGCCACCGGGGCGTCTCTCGCGCCCAGCGCGCCGATGCCGGCAGCCCCCGGTGCACAGGGCCTGCCGGCATCGGGCCGATCGCCCGCAAAGGACCGGGGCTTGGCCTACTTGCCGTTCCGGATCATAAGCGAGGTGAGATCCTGGAAACGGACCACCTGGCCGCCTTTCTCCTTGGCCAAGGCCTCGGCAGCGGCCTTGAGGCGGAAGGGCAGGGCCTCCGGACCCATGCTGCCCATGACCGAGGAGCCGACCAGGTAGTAGAGCCCGGACGCGTAGTCAAAGCCGCCCTCCGGATAGACGGTGACCCAGGCGTCACCAACCTGCTCCTTGGCGCCGCCGAAGTCGGCCGGGTTGTCCAGGTAGCGGACCAGGCAGCTGGTGGAGCAGAAGTGCAGGCGCTGGCCATCCCTGGTGATGAGCTGGCAGCTGTGCTTCGGGAACTGGGCGGGCTTCATGCCGCAGGTGACGCAGGCGTCCTGCAGGGTCGCCTCCACGATCTTGCCCTTCTTGAGCCGGTTGGCGGCAATGGTCAGCCGCTCCTCGGGCAGCGTCGTCATGGCCTTGTCCAGGGTCGCAGCGAAGCCCTGCACCTCCCCTCCGTACTCCTTGCTGAAGGCCTCGGCCTCGTCGCGGCTGGCAAAGGCGATCTTGGAGACCATGCTCATGGTGCCCCTGGCTGTTGAGCCCACCACGTAGCTGGCGCTGGCGGCATCCACCATCTTCTCCGGCGCCAGATAGACCGCGGCCATGACCGCCTGCGGCTTCTCCCCGGCCTTGGCGGAGACGTCGGCCAGACAGTGCAGGGAGCAGACGTGGTGCTCGCCATCGGCGATCCTGAAGCTGTGCCTGGTGCGGGCCCACATGTTGAGCCCCATGCCGCAGTTCTCGCACTTGCCTTTGTCCGTGAACATGGCCGGCTTCATGATGGGGTGCTCCACATCCGGCACCCTGGGGTCTTCGGCCTGCACCCAGGTGCCGGACAGCACCGCCAAACCCACCACGAGCAGCACGGTCACGACCATCCCCACCAGCCTTCCGTTCCAGTCCGTCATCGTCATCGCCCTCCCTCATTGGCTCTTGTTGCCGCCCCTGGGGCCTGTCCCCCTTCCGGGCCCACCGGCGCCGTGCGGCCGCCGGGCATCGGGTGACCCGGCCAGCGCTCCGCCGTTCGAGATCATCGCCAACGCGGGGGTTGGGTGTCAATGGCAAAACAGGGCAGACGGCCCGTTGTGCCCCCATCTGCTCCGGGATGCTGGCGGCTTTTTGGGCCGGGTGGGGGCGACGCATGCGTCGCCCTGCGGACTGGACCTCTGCTTATCGAATATCCGGACGCAATCCCGGCAAGCGGCGGCCGGGGCCAGCCGGGCCGGCACGTGGCTGCCGCTTTTACGGAATGCTCACAACATCTTCATCAAATCGTAACGGATCCGGTCTATCCTTGTCCCAGGCACGACACGGGTGCGGGTGGCGCGGGCACGCGGCTCCCGGCCCGGGCACCCATCCATTCACCCTGTTGGAGGAATCGATCATGATGAAAAGCGTGTTGGCGAGAACGGCGATGGTCGCGGGAGCCATGCTCCTGACCGGCCTGGGGGGAGGCGCCGCCCAGGCGGCCGAGGTCAAGGTGGATGCGGCCATTCCGGCGTACCAGCAGGCCACCGGCGTCGCCGGCAACCTCAACTCCATCGGCTCCGACACCCTCAACAACCTCATGACCTACTGGGCCGAGGGCTTCCGCAAGGTCTATCCCAACGTCAACATCCAGGTGGAGGGCAAGGGCTCCAGCACCGCCCCCCCGGCCCTGCTGGCCGGCACCGCCCAGCTGGGCCCCATGTCCCGGCCCATGAAGGCCTCGGAGATGGAGGAGCTGGAAAAGAAGTACGGCGCCAAGCCCACCAGCATCGGCGTGGCCCTGGACTCGCTGGCGGTGTTCGTGCACAAGGACAACCCGGTGCAGGCGCTGTCCCTGCCAGCGGTGGACGGCATCTTCTCCAAGACCGGCAAGAGCGGCCATGCGCCGGTGAATACCTGGGGCGAGCTGGGGGTGACCGGCGAGCTGGCCGGCCGGCCCATCAGCCTGTACGGCCGCAACTCTGCCTCCGGCACCTACGGCTATTTCAAGGAGCACGCCCTGGCAAAGGGTGACTTCAAGGATACGGTGAAGGAGCAGCCGGGGTCGGCGGCAGTGGTCATGGCGATCACCGAGGACAAGGCCGCCATCGGCTACTCGGGCATCGGCTATCTGACCTCCGGCGTCAAGGCCCTGGCCCTGTCGGCGGCCGACGGCAAGCCGGCCTTCGAGCCCACCTACGACAACGTCCTGTCCGGCAAATACCCTTTGAGCCGGATGCTCTACATCTACGTGGTCAAGGATCCGGCCAAGCCCCTGGACAGCCTGGTGAGCGAATTCCTGCGCTACGCCCTGTCCCAGGAAGGCCAGCAGATCGTGGTCAAGGACGGCTACCTGCCGCTGCCGGCCGCCGTGGTCACCAAGGAGCTGGCCAAGCTCCAGTGAGCGGGGCCGGAAGAGGCGCCGGCCCGACCCTTGCTGCCCTTCTTCCCACCTTGCCGGAGCATCCCCCCGGGGCTTTCCCGGGGGGATGCTTTTTTTGCCCGCACCTGCTTGCCGTCCTTCATCGAAGCCAAATAGAATCGTAATCAAATCTTAACAAGAGACATCTATTGTGGCCTTCGGCCATCGGCCGGCTCGGCTTTCGAGCGGCTTTGCACCGCATCAGCCCCGGGACCTTCCACTCTTGCCCCAGACACCCTTCGACCCGTCCCTGTTCACGGACCGCCGCCAGATCCAGCGCCGCCAGCGCCTGGATCGCCTGGCCCGCCAGGTCATCACCCTGGGCGGCATCCTGGTGATCGGCTGCGTGCTCGCCATCATCGTGCTCATCGCCCGGGTTGCCCTGCCGCTCTTTCTGCCGCCTGCCACGGAGCTGGTCCGGGAAGGCGCCGTCTCCCCGGAGCCGGGGGGAGGGGATGTCCTTCTGGCCGGGGTGGACGAGACCATGGCCCACGCCTATCTGCTGCGGGCGGACGGCGCTTTTCTGACCTTCCGGCTGGCCGATGGCCAGGAGACCCACCGGGAGCGGCTCCGCCATCCCGGCGGCGACGAGGCGGCTACGGTGCGCCTGGCCCGGGCCGACCGGCCGCGGCAGGTGGTGGTGCTCTGGAGCGACGGGGCGATCTCGGTCCTGTCCTTGTCCCTGGCGCCTGTTGGCGAGCGCCCCATCCTGGCGGAGGCGGTGTGGCTGCTGCCCGGTGATGGCGCCGGTCCGGCGGCGGTGCGGGCGGCCGCTGCCGGCAGCGTCGAGGAGGGCCTGACGGTGGCCGTGCTCCGGGCAGACAACCGCATCCTGGTCCACCGCCGGGGCGTCAAGACCGACCTCTTCGGCGACCAGCAGGAGGTGCTGGAGACGGCCGAGCTGGCCGTGGAATCGGCGGCCGGGGCGGTGACGGAGCTGGTCCTGAGTGCCGGCGGCGAGGCGCTTTACGCCGGCACCGCCGGCGGCCGCCTGCTCCATTGGCCTCTGGACGATCTCGAGGATCCCCGGCTGCAGGAATCGGCCGCGGCAGGACCGGATCGGCCGATCACGGCCCTGGCCCTGGTGCTCGGCTCCCAGTCCCTGGCCGTGGGCGACGGCCAGGGGGGGCTTGCCACCTGGATGCCGGTGCCCTTCGGCGATGCGCCGGGGGAGGGCAAACGGCTGCAGCCGATCCACCGCCTGTCCGGCCATGACGGCGCTGTCACCCGCATCATCGCCTCGGAGCGGGACAAGAGCCTCCTGAGCCTGGATGCCAGCGGCGCGGTCCATCTCGATCACATGACCAGCGAGCGCCGGCTGGTGCGCCTGGACTCCCAGCCGGGCCTCAGCCTCTGGGCCCTGGCGCCCCGCAACAACGGCCTCCTGGGGGTGGCGGCCGACGGCCGTTACCGGCTGTGGACCGTGGAGATGCCCCACCCGGAGGTCAGCTGGCGGACGCTCTTTGCGCCGGTGTGGTACGAGGGCTACGACCGGCCGGCCCACGCCTGGCAGTCCTCGGCAGCCAACGACGACTATGAGCCGAAGCTTGGCATTGTGCCCCTCATCTTCGGCACCTTCAAAGGCACCCTCTACGCCATGGCCCTGGCCGTGCCTTTGGCCCTTTTGGGCGCGGTCTACATCAGCCAGTTCGCCGGCCACCGCACCCGGGCCCTGGTCAAGCCGGTGGTGGAGGTGATGGCCTCGGTGCCCTCGGTGGTGCTGGGCTTTCTGGCGGCCCTCTGGCTGGCGCCCCTGGTGGAAGGATCCCTGGTGGGCGTGATCCTGGCCACGGCTCTCCTGCCTGCCGCCTTCTTTCTGATCATGATGCTGTGGCGGCTGGCCCAGCGGCATGGGGTCGCCAGCCGGGCCCGCCCCGGCACCGAGTTCTTGTGGGTGATGCCGGTGATCGTCGCCGTGGTCTGGCTGGGCATCGCTGCCGGGCCGCGTCTGGAGGCGGCCTGGCTCGGTGACTTCAAGCTCTGGCTCTACGAGCACCTCGGGGTGCGCTACGACCAGCGCAACGCGGTGATCATCGCCTTCGGCCTGGGCTTTTGCGTCATCCCCATCATCTTCTCCATCGCCGAGGACGCCCTGTCCAGCATCCCCGGCAGCCTGACCGCCGCCTCCCTGGCCCTGGGCGCCAGCCGCTGGCAGACGGTCTGGAAGGTCATCCTGCCCTCGGCCAGCCCCGGCATCTTTGCCGGCCTCATGATCGGTCTCGGCCGGGCGGTGGGCGAGACCATGGTGGTGCTGATGGCCACCGGCAACACAGCGATCATGGATCTGGCGCCCTGGAACGGCATGCGGACCCTGGCCGCCAATATCGCCGTGGAGGTGCCGGAGGCGCCCTTCGGCGGCACCCTGTATCGGGTGCTGTTCCTGTGCGCGGTGATCCTCTTCCTCCTGACCTTTGTCATCAACACCACGGCCGAGCTGGTGCGCGAGCGGCTGCGGCGCAAATACGTGCGCTATTGAGCGACCGCCGCCGCCGGCCGCTGGCCCGGAGGCGGTGGGCCAGCGGCGTCATACCCGGGAGGGTCGTTATGGACGGGCGACAGCAGAGCCGGTACTGGCGGGAGGGGGAGCCTTGGGTCTGGCTGAGCGCCACGGCCGTAAGCCTGATCCTGCTCATGGCCACCTGCCTCCTGCTGGTGGTGCTGGCCAACGGCCTGGGGGTGTTCTGGCCCCACACCCTCACCCGGCTGGAGATGAGCGGCGGGCCGCCGCTCCTGGGGGAAATCCTCCAGGAGGAGGAGCGGCCGGACGGCGGCCGGCGGCTGCAGCTCAAGATCGGCAACCGGGACCTCTATGGCCTGGACTTCCGCTGGGTGCCCGCAGACCAGGTGCAATCGACCGCCACGCCACCGGAGGCCCTGGTGCTGGAGCGGCAGGAGTACGGCAACTTCTACGGCTTCATTGCCGGCCTGCGGCTGCCGGCGCTGGGAGCCGCCGCCGCCGGCCAGGACGGCTGGCCGGGGCTTGCGGCCGCCCTGGCGCGGGTGGCCAGGGAGCGGCAGGAGCTGACCGCCCGCAGCGAGGGCCTGT
The genomic region above belongs to Thermodesulfobacteriota bacterium and contains:
- a CDS encoding AAA family ATPase yields the protein MGRLFVAEVVHARSESQDLQWHFDAIGRLGDAQALGAACRPGLEVDVKAMLAPAQYLAPGALWWVFDWQGALGQAANCKCKHRQPVPPLGWEPGKGSVLLIDEIDKAEADLPNGLLETLGNGGFAVPYLDEPVAIPEGVPSPLVVITTNEERELPAAFVRRCLVLHLRLPDGDPARRDQPEAVRRQDLVDWLLARGKDHFGQRIDCEVLEQAAQQLWTDRQQARNLGLSPPGQAEYLDLLRALDRLAHADAAGQKDLLVRIQGFALRKFAGLC
- a CDS encoding formylglycine-generating enzyme family protein → MAGLRGLRGSSGLSVVGFPEGPDREAIPWARDRERARRRRPEPYRLPDPGTPILILGDCGCLAKRPGPWLAFGRRLKAAGFRPVALMPCPARYWDQELGQLFLPVLWDRQARLPRWLDAGQPRPEAAAPDPGLEQLLRLVAWAVRVEPGLLRALRFRLGASRADVGTEAAVWRHPDVRDDGPTCTIRPERLAAIRQQAVKELQEGGPEVQALYADAHRLLTAFHQGAHPTIQALEEIVRAQALAVPPAPEALHRLWQVAATLDRPGGYPYLARLQAWVLRMQERLEPAFWGSDTAEPVAIALATVKTALARRQIEIALPPGFDIKRVLWALGATGLQSYELRQEVTPQGERRLVLTPPGPPATDGPSGRGNILVAPLSLAASSLEWQHQDDAGPAGPVQVLDIRQEQAIPVPPAGRLRIDSDYEHLEIDLLDKPAWALRIEQGRSPTGEDRLILTPRDRPDRPLWWLPPADYPVLDRANRVVGQLPITEGRWVSSETYQELRGVGLRQPDWAQAIGQDQYGLFADWVYQGVTQRFRWIPPGQFRMGSPEDEPERWQDEGPRHEVLLTEGLWLADTACTQAMWQTVMGKNPSRFQGADRPVEKVSWNDVQRFLERINREWPGLELRLPSEAEWEYACRAGTETPFPFGTTITPEQVNYDGNRPYAGGEKGLYRQETVAVQALPANAWGLYQMHGNVWEWCADWYGAYPAGPVIDPAGPERGTERVLRGGCWIFYARRCRSALRYWFGPGSRFVITGFRLARGQTGKQAGR
- a CDS encoding Uma2 family endonuclease, with translation MALAQKHTTIMEGECENWVNCPCQARILVTPPPAEDAPQGSDCGAASNLGGALVPPYRFGQGGPGGWIILGEVEVRLEDDLFAPDISGWRKDRTGLPFPDWICEILSPGSIRHDRITKARSYARHGIPYLWLIDPRDRLLQVFKLEAGRWLSLGDFAEDDKVRAEPFSEIDIDLANLWLEDRLPGVLMACQGLCCAGRGEGTAASHCPGPPQRPRVGMSPTGPLGSVTGPAG
- a CDS encoding ATP-binding protein, with product MDHLDLAPYIAAVRPISAAMDMHEVFARFRSDKTSSFFPVVDLTGRPLGIVRELELKDYAYGMFGRELIKRESVTAFVRGCLTVEYQTPIDEILIRLGSQPLSDGILITRNGIYAGVVSNLSLLALYEQVRIRMQSQLSQVQKMEAIGTLAGGIAHDFNNILLPIMGYAELIKKLLGVEQPAIVGYVDQILTASKRAKELVRQILTFSRQRSSERVPISLAPVVREVMQLLRSSLPATITIATEVLIEEATVVIDPAEVHQILMNLCTNAAHAMRGGGGRLTVSLREASGPMVDHDGGALLQERPCVRVSVQDTGHGIEPAHLARIFEPFFTTKGPGEGTGMGLSVVHGIVTGCGGGVRVESAPGQGSTFHIYLPLSRRMTDHPALVTSGRPTHGGGIRVLLVDDEHMITELASAYLAEVGFRVTVKSSSLEALVHLRARPGDFDVLVTDQTMPELTGIKLAQRALEVRPDLPIILVTGYSDMVSEDVARACGVREYMLKPYTFGLLASKVVALAGSDGAKGGAAVAGARC
- a CDS encoding nitrous oxide reductase accessory protein NosL; translated protein: MTDWNGRLVGMVVTVLLVVGLAVLSGTWVQAEDPRVPDVEHPIMKPAMFTDKGKCENCGMGLNMWARTRHSFRIADGEHHVCSLHCLADVSAKAGEKPQAVMAAVYLAPEKMVDAASASYVVGSTARGTMSMVSKIAFASRDEAEAFSKEYGGEVQGFAATLDKAMTTLPEERLTIAANRLKKGKIVEATLQDACVTCGMKPAQFPKHSCQLITRDGQRLHFCSTSCLVRYLDNPADFGGAKEQVGDAWVTVYPEGGFDYASGLYYLVGSSVMGSMGPEALPFRLKAAAEALAKEKGGQVVRFQDLTSLMIRNGK